Part of the Salmo trutta chromosome 5, fSalTru1.1, whole genome shotgun sequence genome is shown below.
TCTCTCCGTGGCCTCCTCCTTCCAGCAGCTTTTGGCAGCGGGCCAGCTGGGCCCGGAAGTCTGTCTTCATGTTGACGTACACGTCGTTGCGGCACTTGGGCAGCTTCCTGGGGAGACGCTTGCGTAGGGTGTACTCTATGGGGTCCATCATCACCGCCGTGCCGCTGCCGTCGGCTGGGGGCATGATGATGCCAGGGGGTGTCTGGGGGATGGAGGCGGAGATAAGGCTGCGCGGTTCTGCCATTACAAGTGAGTCAGAGACAGGGAAGGGTGGAATGGAGCACTGCAGTAAAGCAAAAACAACAGGAAAGGAAATGTCAATGACAAGAATGGACAACCAACACAAATtgttatcctttatttaactaggcaagtcagttaagaacaaattcttatttacaatgacggcctacacaatCATCTTTCATACAGCACATATACTGCTTAGCCACACGACTGAaggttcaaataaaataaaaaaaacaattaacaCACAGCTATGCCACTGACGTCATGAAATACCACTACCGGGGGAGGTCTATATGGATTTaaagttaggtagctagctagattcGAATTTAATGGAATTTAGCCGCCACACTCTCTTTGCAAAAATGTGTCACTCCAACCCAATTTAGTTAACATTCTGACAATATTAGAAAGTGAAAGCAATCAGACTGTACCAACTACTGTTTGCAACCAAATTATTCTTATTTTTCGTCTATCGTGCTGGAGACCTTCAACCTGACTATGAACGTCCGGAAACACAGAGGTGCCCCGGAAGTAATCATTTCATAATGACAACGTTCTCCTCCAATAGGGAATTATTAAAAGTAATATTGCGCCACCCTCTGACTGCTCGAGAAATTAAAACAACGTTGCAGTCTGACCAGAgtgacttttcaaatcaaatggtTCGATTGAATCGCCGCGATAGTTATCTGTTACAAACTTGCAGGCGCAGCCCCCCATGTAAACAACACGCGTGCAGTATAGCCTAGGCAGCGGATAGTGCAGCAGATATAACGCTCACTTTCGGCTGCCTAGGCTATGCACAGTGCGGTCTTTCGTATGTGGATCGATTACAGACCCACTACAACCACTCAAAAAATGAATTATTAGCTTCAACCAAATTGCTAAGAATTATACATGTTGTGTATGCTAAGTTATACATGCTGTGCAAACGGGGTGATTCATCTTAAAATAGTATACCGATATACCTAAACACTGGCCAACAACCACTAGTAACGCAAGTCAATGTAAAGTCACGTGGTGCGAGTAGAACGGCCATCTTTCTCTGAAAACACAAACAACAAGAGTAGCGAGCCGACAAGACATCAACACGCAGTGACCGTAGGAGAGGGGGgaaataataaatacaatatttttaATCATTCACAAAATATTGAATGAATGAAGATTGTACACAAAAATAACGTATTTGAAAAATAAACAACATTGCTTCAGTAAGGTAAGCTATGGTTGTTAGTGTCACATATAGCTATAGTAGCTAGTTAGTTTGCTAGCCGCTTGATTTAGCTGGCAAATCACTTAAATATGAGAGGGCACACGCAAACACGAGTCGAATGCCTAGCTAAATTCTCTTGTTTAAGAAGATAGGGCTGTGAGCGAGCCGTTGTACAGTGTTTTTATCGATTACCATTGCTGTTTTATTGGTTTGTTTTGCTCAGGTTGTGGAAGGCCAAAGTAAGCAGCGAGGTAACGTTAGTTGTAGCTTGGGCGGCGGATTGACACACGGCGGGCACTCCGCCCCTCTTCGCCATATCTCGTGTCATTTGAACCTTGGACGTAAAACCCAAGGCCTTACACGGCTAAAGATACAGTGTAAGTGTTATGTAATCTAAATATGATTAGCTGGAGAAATCAGTGTTCAATGATAAGTTACCCAGGTAGTTAACATTTTAGCGAAAAGCGATTGTCCAGTTCCTTTTCAAATGGCGTTTTTGACTCGAGCCTTGTTAGCGTTCCTACATGGCCCAACAACGCcggtaatgttagctaactagttGCTACTCGAATTCCAAACAAGCGGGATACTGTAGTAACTCAATTAAGTAATTTCCATAATGGTGAAACTTTAAGGAAACTATTTATAAATTATCTGACATTAAAGGCAGTAACAAGCTGATATTATCactttatttttcttaaaataaCACCGGAATCGTGCTAGGTAATTGTCGTTACAGAACCGACCAATCGGACACCGGTTGGCCATGTTGTTTACTGTAGGCTAATATTGGACATATTCGATTATTCTGAGCCGCCGGGCACTAGTATATGGTCCGTGACTTGAACGGGCAAACGCGGTGTGGGAGGAGCGCCCTCTTAACTCAAACAGTGAGGGGGTTCGATTAATCTCGCCGGGGTGGCCGCGTAGGCAGGTTTTGAATCGGCTGATTAAATTCGATTTGGAAGCGGGCTGCCTCCTGGGCGTGAGCCAGGTGCCCGTATCAAAGCCCATGGCGAAATCTGCTCAAAAAGAAACTGACGTAATTACGCGCGTATAATAAATAATATGATTCTGTGTTTATGTGCAAAAGTCCACCTATGGATAACTGGGCATCTCTAGGAAGAGGAGAAGCATAGAATTAGAATCACCTGATCAGATTGTGCTAAGCCCCTCAGACTATGGCATTCTATGAATTCTAATTCTATGGGGACAGCACTACAGGCCCATAGCCTAGGTGTCTGACTGTTGGTTGTCTGTTTTTACCGCAAAGCCTGGGGTTGGCATTCTGTTCCTTGGATATTGTTGTTGCCATTGTGTTTTCAGGTTCTGTCTCCAACTGGTGCAGTTTTTTTGTAAGTGTGTGACATCATAATTGTATTAGTCTCTGGGGCTCAATTTCTGTGAAAATTGAAACTTAAGTTAATTATTATTGACGGCAAAGGTCTTGCACTGTTGACTTTTAATTTGTGTGAGGAAAAAATACACATAGGAACACAGATGCATGCTCAGGGTGGAAGGCTAGAGTACAGTAGCTGTGCATCGTTTTCCATGAGTTTGCCTACAACTCCCGCACCTGCGGAAAGTACCTAGATGTGCGTATGTTCTTCAGCTAGAGTACAGTAGCTGTCATATTATACAGAAAAATAAATCCTGAAAATGtcaaatgctttaagaagtttacCAATCAACACTCACAAAGCATTCCAATctgctttaaaaaatgttttaggtagggatgcacgatatatcggtgaacatatcggaattgtTCCGATGTTgtcctaccggagttacacattaatagcgtcactgctattagcttcacgacatacgtACTATTgaacgctgtttgggtctttgcgtgtcaaaaaagatacagtagcattGTCAAAGCTCTACAGAAAAGtcagcaaacaagcaaacaccagcCACGAactatgtgtttacaataccgcgttggtaataaagcataatttgtttgaccgcaacttctggggtagctagctttagcttggtacctagctagcaccaatacaaccagcctgaaaacaatgaccagtaaaaactgcagtcattttcattattctttgcagtgatttaggaatccttgtgagtaagtattagctaggttgccacttgttcgcctattgaaattgaacatcagttcatgaaaataaatagctagccagctacttaaccctgttgacaaaagctaatgttataagcagccagctagcttcatctggctagtgaggctcgaccggaccgggttatgtgttgtgaagcttgCCACattaaggattaggcacaatagtggaatttgcagtttgctttcaaaataaaagtatgtcattgacagtgatgcgaATGAATACAAATTGTATAATTATGGAATACTTTTATTTTgcaggctaaccgcaaagtccactattgtggccagcttcacatagatgggtccgaccaccattattcaaacatgatgatgacacctagctatatagctaactatagctactgaatcAGATTTTCGTTtagctatgtttttggggaagaacattgtttgcatccatgagctagctagctttttttttatgaccagcactgtagacaactttaccagcatcatagcatacgtatcgatgaatcgttttGACAAatgaaatacgagtgatggtataatcaatgtgtaataactaggtaaaaaatgtatgaacatgTTTAAATTATTGTGACTTGCAGtcattcaggtcctgattggtcagcaagcttatttgacacatcaaatggtgttaaattgtttttttttgacatgcaaagaaccaaacggcgttccatagaaatcctggttgagaatgaaacgactgaacaaatgaacaactaaacagcacagcaagtaagtgaaagaaataggttttgattatgttttactggtaatggggacatacgtaaatgctgacaaaataactttttggtcagtgtgtgtaacctttatttaactaggcaagtcatttaagaacaaattcttatttacaatggcggacAAACctgggcgacgctgggccaattgtgtgcctcactatgggactcccaatcatggccggatgtgatacagcctggattcgaaccagggactgtagtgacgcctcttgcactgagatacagtgccttagaccgctgcgtccgtgtgtgtgttaactatttaactttactagaatgcttaaaaggccgcaaaaactttaaatatcggttatcgctatcaggttttttggcaaggaaaatatcggatatcggacAAAAATGTCATATTGGTGCATCACTAGTTTTAATGCAAAACAAGAATCCAATTAGAAGGCTGTCTGCCAAACAGTGACTGGGTGTGTGTTTCTTACTCTTCTGTCCCTGTGTCTATTTGTGTGGGCTAatttattttcaaatcaaattgtattcggcgcatgcgacaaatacaacaggtttcaccttacagtgaaatgcttacttacaagcgcttaaccaacaatgcagtttcaagaaaataccccccaaaatgtAAGAGATAAGgataacaaatgattaaagagcatcagtaaataacaatagcggggctataaacggggtaccggtacagagtcaatgtgcaggggcatcggtgtcgaggtaattgaggtaatatggacatgtaggtagagttattaaagtgactatgaatagataataagaGAGTAGCAGCACTTGCTATTATTCACTTATTTTTCTTGTTTTGCAGCAGTTTGAAGGGAGGTGGTCAGGAATCAAAGGTGTCCTCACCTGGAGAGTCTCGGTCAAGCCACGTTTCAGTTGGAGAGAGAACGacagaaggagagggaagagagggagaggaggagggaaagagtcGCGTCTGTTCCTGGCAGCTGTTCCAGCAGCCTGTTTTCTTCCCTGCGTTTAGATTTAAATCGAGAAGgatctttatttttttaagtgtgATATTACTGCTGTTGTCGTCCAATCATTATTGTTACTATCGACagtgttttattttgtttgtttcatTGTTATTGACTTGACAGTTTATTCcaatttcttgttttttatttgtactaCTTTTTTTCGGCTgtgagcagaggcttcttccaaACTGTTCTCTTACCCGAACCAGCACTCTATCCCCTATACACACTTGAAACAGGCAGCTattctctatctctgtgtgttttggggagcTCTGTGATCACAGCTAAATAAGCACCACTCAGCCTTCTCACCTAAGCCTAACTAAGCCAGTCCTAGCCTGATCCAGCCTGGTCCGATCTTCTGGACAGGGTAAGAGCAAAGTgcgtgtgggtgggggggtggggggtgttcTTGTCTGGAAAATGCTACGCCTAGTTGGTGTGGTTATACTGCCTGTATGCGTGTGCACACGTGTTTGTCGGTGTGACCAAGCATGCATGCTGTGTGTTAGTTGGTATGTCACTGACAGATGCATCCTTTTCTTGCACTTTTCTCTAGATACTCAGCTCTGTAAAGACGTAAGGAATATGACTGCTGAGACACTTAACTTCGGCCCCGAATGGTAACTCATTctacttctcttcctctctcaccgCTCTTGCTACTCCATCCTTACCACTGTTGATCCGGACTCCTTCCCTTACCCTCCTCGTCCTCTTCTTCTACTTCTATTCTGTCCATTTCCTCTCCTGGGTGCTGAGCCCTCAGTAAATGTTTGTGTAGAGATTAATGTGAGGCGGGAGGGAGGCGTAGGCCTTGGATTGGTAGGCGGCCAGTGGCTGGTCACCTCTAATGGACTGCTGGCTGCTGTGCCATGTGCATCTTGGTGCTCCGCCAACCACCAGATCACTCCACCCACCAACGTAACGTTTGCATGCAgcagtgcacacacacattcaatgcCTTTTTCCACTTTCCTTCCCTTTTCTTCAAAAGTACTGGCTGGATATGGGGTGGTGGCTTTGTATGCAGAAAGTTTGTAAAATAGAGCTATTGTTTGTGACAGCAGGTCTTAGAATCTAGCCTTTTTAAGACATTTTTCAATTAAATGCTCAGGTTGTAAATGAGGTTACTATTATACGTTTGTGGTGTTTGCCAAGAAGTGAGTTGTGACGTAATCTGAGTGTAAATGTGTGTTGACTGTCCCCCCCCTCCCCAGGCTCCGTGCACTATCCAGTGGGGGGAGTGTGACgtccccccctccttcccccGCCATGCCAAAGTACAAGCTGGCCGAGTATCGCTACGGCCGAGAGGAGATGTTAGCACTTTATATCAAAGAGAACAAGGTGAGCTGGAGGAAGCCACACGGTGCTCAGTCTTATGAAATGGGTGGTTACAAAGGTCAAGATGAAGTCTGtggctgctgttgctgctgctgcggCTGCTGCCGGGGCTACCGCGGCTGCTGCCGGGGCTACAGCGGCTGCTGCCGGGGCTACCGCGGCTGCTGCCGGGGCTACCGCGGCTGCTGCCGGGGCTACCGCGGCTGCTGCCGGGGCTACCGCGGCTGCTGCCGGGGCTTCCGCGGCTGCTGCCGGGGCTTCCGCGGCTGCTGCCGTGGCTTCCGCGGCTGCTGCCGTGGCTTCCGCGGCTGCTGCCGTGGCTTCCGCGGCTGCTGCCGTGGCTACCGCGGCTGCTGCCGTGGCTACTTGGAGATGAAATGGTCTGAAAATTTCATATCACGATTATAGTGACCAAAATTATCACGGTTATCAGTATTATCGCGGTATTGT
Proteins encoded:
- the LOC115194366 gene encoding ribonuclease P protein subunit p20-like isoform X1, with translation MCSIPPFPVSDSLVMAEPRSLISASIPQTPPGIIMPPADGSGTAVMMDPIEYTLRKRLPRKLPKCRNDVYVNMKTDFRAQLARCQKLLEGGGHGEICVHGLGLAINRAINIALQLQASSQGALQLAANTSTVELVDDMEPEDPDEVGEPMARSRNNSAIHIKVFYPVTQNTTIVPSLDMANYLH